A portion of the Chryseobacterium tructae genome contains these proteins:
- a CDS encoding transporter suffix domain-containing protein produces the protein MEKSNFKKTLGFIFFAITIICWIGAPILPFTDIPNKAIVTTTVVIVGEVFFLSAIALLGKEYWGKIKQWFKSLFSKKTNNP, from the coding sequence ATGGAAAAAAGCAATTTTAAAAAGACACTTGGTTTTATATTTTTTGCCATCACGATCATATGCTGGATTGGCGCACCTATACTGCCGTTTACTGACATTCCCAATAAGGCAATTGTGACAACTACGGTCGTTATTGTTGGCGAGGTATTTTTCCTCTCAGCTATAGCCCTCCTAGGAAAAGAATATTGGGGTAAAATAAAGCAGTGGTTCAAAAGCCTATTCAGTAAGAAAACTAATAACCCATAG
- a CDS encoding TolC family protein — MKSVHYIFFALFLLVTSGASAQTNYTLEQCKELTLKNNNALKADRLSMEEASLTKKEAFTSYFPKVNAFGFGYHLKEGMIGKESAEMINMLGSSFPGMPNVRDKRNGYMLGISLEQPVFTGGQIYYGNKLAELGEDVSKYQTQEAKKNILVSVEQYYWTLVSLYEKRKTIDVMKNLADNLFSDVKVAVDAGVTNRNDLLQVQLKQNEIKTSGVELENSISLLKIQLAQLMNVDGGQFEIETKDQEYISNPVTLLVDHNQAVTNTNMHKLLSKNIEAKQLEKKIERGKLLPYFGVGAGYYQYNDIFKNTNPSTMVHATLSLPISDWWGGSYNLRKKQTQIDRAEYEKTDTDQKLLVMFQSYWNKLNENYNKILLAKQAIETAEENVRINKDQYQNGLSILSDLIDAQSLLQQSRDKHTEAYTGFLVARYIYLRETGR; from the coding sequence ATGAAATCTGTTCACTATATATTTTTTGCTCTTTTCCTTTTGGTTACAAGTGGTGCATCAGCACAGACAAACTACACGCTAGAGCAATGCAAGGAACTCACGTTAAAGAATAACAATGCTCTAAAAGCTGACCGCTTATCAATGGAGGAAGCATCGTTAACTAAAAAAGAAGCCTTTACCAGCTATTTTCCAAAAGTTAATGCATTTGGATTTGGATATCATCTAAAGGAAGGGATGATTGGTAAAGAATCTGCAGAAATGATAAACATGCTTGGTTCAAGTTTTCCTGGGATGCCTAATGTAAGGGACAAGAGAAATGGATATATGCTAGGTATATCTTTGGAACAACCCGTTTTTACAGGAGGACAAATTTATTATGGAAATAAATTAGCTGAGTTAGGCGAAGATGTCAGTAAATATCAGACTCAGGAAGCTAAAAAAAATATACTGGTAAGTGTAGAGCAATACTATTGGACATTAGTATCCCTATATGAGAAACGCAAAACTATTGACGTAATGAAAAATCTAGCCGATAATCTATTTAGCGACGTGAAAGTTGCTGTAGATGCAGGTGTAACAAATAGGAATGATCTACTACAGGTACAGTTAAAACAAAATGAGATAAAGACAAGTGGTGTGGAGCTAGAAAACAGCATCAGCTTATTAAAAATTCAGCTTGCACAATTAATGAACGTAGATGGCGGTCAATTCGAAATTGAAACAAAGGATCAAGAGTATATTTCCAATCCCGTTACTCTCCTTGTGGATCATAACCAGGCCGTAACAAATACGAATATGCATAAGCTCCTAAGTAAAAACATTGAAGCGAAACAACTGGAAAAGAAAATAGAACGTGGTAAATTGCTTCCATACTTTGGTGTTGGGGCTGGCTATTACCAGTACAATGATATTTTCAAAAATACAAATCCGTCTACTATGGTTCACGCAACTTTATCACTTCCCATTTCAGACTGGTGGGGAGGTTCTTACAATCTCCGTAAAAAGCAAACTCAGATAGACAGGGCAGAATACGAGAAAACAGATACTGATCAAAAGCTTCTTGTCATGTTCCAGAGTTATTGGAACAAATTAAATGAAAATTACAACAAGATATTATTGGCTAAACAGGCCATAGAGACAGCCGAGGAAAATGTGCGGATAAACAAAGATCAATACCAAAATGGTCTGAGCATCTTAAGCGATCTTATTGATGCCCAGTCGCTATTACAACAGAGCAGAGATAAACATACAGAAGCCTATACAGGATTTCTGGTTGCCAGATACATCTATCTAAGAGAAACAGGAAGATAA
- a CDS encoding efflux RND transporter periplasmic adaptor subunit: MKIRNYLVIASLILLFVTGCKNKEKETQTEQQIPVKAVLIALNDIDGQRKYIGSVEESALTQLSFQVAGNVKQILVSEGSKVHAGQLIATLDRARYQKAYEVAKSQKKQAKDAYQRLKIIYDNKSLPEIKIIEAQSLLEQAEAAESLALKDVEDCNLYAPYSGVIGTKVIDLGANVAAGMPVFTVLKVDKIRVKVSIPENDIKELKIGDDANVYVKTSDKSYTGKIVEKGVVANPYSRAYTVKVDILNGKDELLPGMDCNITFKSDNVTGYSLPISVIQISARNERYVWKVNKDNTVLKQSVKIGELTSDGVVVLEGLGEGDRIVTEGFQKIFEGSKVIVK; encoded by the coding sequence ATGAAAATTAGAAACTACTTAGTAATCGCCTCTCTTATCCTTCTTTTCGTTACAGGCTGTAAGAACAAAGAAAAGGAAACCCAAACTGAACAGCAGATTCCAGTAAAGGCAGTATTGATTGCCTTAAATGATATTGACGGACAAAGAAAATATATCGGTTCAGTCGAAGAATCTGCACTAACCCAACTTAGTTTTCAGGTTGCTGGAAATGTGAAGCAAATACTTGTTTCGGAAGGAAGCAAGGTCCACGCAGGTCAACTCATTGCAACTTTAGACAGAGCCCGGTATCAAAAGGCCTATGAGGTTGCAAAATCCCAGAAAAAGCAAGCTAAGGATGCTTATCAGAGACTTAAGATTATTTATGATAATAAGAGCTTACCTGAGATCAAGATTATTGAGGCTCAATCGCTTCTCGAACAAGCAGAAGCTGCGGAGTCGCTTGCTCTAAAAGATGTAGAAGACTGTAACCTCTATGCTCCTTACAGTGGCGTAATCGGAACCAAAGTTATTGATTTAGGTGCGAATGTAGCTGCCGGAATGCCAGTTTTCACCGTACTTAAAGTAGATAAAATACGGGTTAAAGTTTCCATTCCAGAGAATGATATAAAAGAGTTGAAAATCGGGGATGATGCAAATGTCTATGTAAAGACTTCAGATAAGAGTTATACTGGAAAAATTGTTGAAAAGGGAGTTGTTGCCAATCCATATTCCAGAGCCTACACGGTTAAAGTGGATATTTTAAATGGAAAAGACGAATTGCTTCCAGGAATGGACTGTAACATAACATTTAAGTCCGATAACGTAACAGGCTACTCACTTCCAATTTCTGTAATTCAAATTTCAGCAAGGAATGAACGATATGTCTGGAAGGTTAATAAAGACAATACTGTATTAAAACAATCAGTAAAAATAGGCGAGCTGACTTCTGATGGAGTTGTCGTACTAGAGGGGCTTGGAGAAGGAGACCGAATTGTTACCGAAGGTTTTCAGAAAATCTTTGAAGGATCTAAAGTTATCGTTAAATAA
- a CDS encoding helix-turn-helix domain-containing protein, translating to MLISLEFVSAFDASYLYPDARQNSYFRADIEEYKILMKLYDNLFEKYNHGDSLFRRQIIQHTLLSGMYEFALIEKNHTSLDTENLTKKERLVWEFYQLLFKHYRYEKDTLFYAEKLLLSTKYLSTIIKQQTGNTVNEWVFEYIIAEAKALIKSSKITIKELAEYFNYADATSFGKFFKKQVGMTPNEYRHS from the coding sequence ATGTTAATCTCACTTGAGTTTGTATCTGCGTTCGATGCTTCATACCTTTATCCTGATGCACGGCAGAATTCCTATTTCAGAGCAGATATTGAAGAGTATAAAATATTGATGAAACTCTATGATAATTTGTTTGAAAAATATAATCATGGGGACAGTTTGTTTAGAAGGCAGATTATACAACATACCCTATTGTCCGGGATGTATGAGTTTGCCCTGATCGAAAAGAACCATACCTCACTAGATACCGAAAACCTGACAAAAAAAGAAAGGTTGGTCTGGGAGTTCTATCAGCTTTTGTTTAAACACTACAGATATGAAAAAGATACTTTGTTTTATGCAGAAAAGTTGCTGTTATCAACCAAGTACCTATCTACCATCATAAAACAGCAGACTGGAAATACGGTCAACGAGTGGGTGTTTGAGTACATCATTGCGGAAGCAAAGGCTCTTATCAAGTCCTCAAAAATAACTATTAAAGAATTGGCAGAGTATTTTAACTATGCTGATGCAACTTCTTTTGGGAAATTCTTTAAAAAGCAGGTCGGTATGACGCCTAATGAATACCGACATTCTTAA
- the mobC gene encoding conjugal transfer protein MobC gives MQGEDDLRGLAKIMAFMRAVSIIIVLMHLYWFCYSFFIERGWTLEVINKILSNFQRTAGLFSHTLYTKVFAIVLLALSCLGTKGVKNEKITWTKIYVALGIGFVLFFLNTFLLKLTPLIGTFFYILTLALGYIALMMAGVWISRLLRTNLMDDVFNNENESFQQETKLMENEYSVNLPTKFYYKNKWNDGWVNIVNPFRATIVLGTPGSGKSYAVVNNYIKQQIEKGFSMYIYDFKFDDLSTIAYNHLLKHRDKYKIQPKFYVINFDDPRKSHRCNPLNPDFMTDISDAYEAAYTIMLNLNRSWIQKQGDFFVESPIILLAAIIWYLKIYENGKYCTFPHAIELLNKKYSDVFTILTSYPDLENYLSPFMDAWQSGAQDQLQGQIASAKIPLSRMISPQLYWVMTGDDFSLDINNPKEPKILCVGNNPDRQNIYSAALGLYNSRIVKLINKKGQLKSSVIIDELPTIYFRGLDNLIATARSNKVAVCLGFQDYSQLIRDYGDKEAKVIQNTVGNIFSGQVVGETAKSLSERFGKVLQKRQSLSINRNDTSTSISTQLDSLIPASKISTLTQGMFVGSVSDNFDERIEQKIFHAEIVVDNAKVAAETKAYKNIPEILSFVNEAGEDRMKQQIEKNYRQIKLDIVNIVENEIERIKNDPDLQHLITDL, from the coding sequence ATGCAGGGAGAAGACGATTTAAGAGGCTTAGCCAAGATTATGGCTTTTATGCGAGCAGTAAGTATCATTATAGTATTGATGCACCTCTATTGGTTCTGCTACAGTTTCTTTATAGAACGTGGCTGGACGTTAGAAGTCATCAATAAGATATTGAGCAATTTTCAACGAACTGCCGGTCTGTTTTCACATACACTTTACACCAAAGTATTTGCAATAGTATTGTTGGCATTAAGCTGTCTGGGAACCAAAGGCGTGAAGAATGAAAAAATAACCTGGACTAAAATTTATGTGGCTTTGGGAATTGGATTTGTACTGTTCTTTCTGAACACATTCTTATTGAAGCTAACACCCCTCATTGGTACATTCTTTTATATCCTCACGCTTGCTTTGGGATATATTGCTCTGATGATGGCGGGTGTATGGATCAGCCGTTTATTACGCACCAACTTGATGGATGATGTTTTCAATAATGAAAACGAAAGTTTCCAACAGGAAACCAAATTGATGGAGAACGAGTACTCTGTCAATCTACCTACCAAGTTTTATTACAAGAATAAATGGAATGACGGTTGGGTTAATATTGTTAATCCTTTTCGGGCAACGATAGTTTTAGGAACTCCCGGTTCCGGTAAATCCTATGCCGTTGTAAACAATTACATCAAGCAGCAAATTGAGAAAGGATTTAGTATGTACATCTACGATTTTAAGTTTGACGACCTTTCTACCATTGCCTATAATCATTTACTGAAGCATCGGGACAAATATAAAATTCAACCTAAATTTTATGTAATAAACTTCGACGACCCACGCAAGAGCCACCGTTGCAATCCTCTTAACCCTGATTTTATGACCGACATCAGCGATGCTTACGAAGCGGCTTATACCATAATGCTTAACCTTAATAGGTCGTGGATACAGAAACAGGGCGATTTCTTCGTGGAAAGCCCAATTATCCTATTGGCAGCTATAATATGGTATCTAAAAATATACGAAAACGGGAAGTATTGCACTTTTCCTCACGCTATTGAATTGCTGAATAAAAAGTATTCGGACGTATTCACAATTTTAACTTCCTATCCCGATTTAGAAAACTATCTATCACCATTTATGGATGCCTGGCAAAGTGGTGCACAAGACCAATTACAGGGTCAAATTGCTTCAGCTAAAATTCCCTTATCGAGAATGATTAGCCCACAATTATATTGGGTAATGACAGGAGATGATTTTTCGCTCGATATAAATAACCCAAAAGAACCGAAGATTTTATGCGTTGGCAATAATCCCGATCGTCAAAATATTTATTCCGCAGCATTAGGCTTGTACAATTCAAGAATTGTGAAGCTTATCAACAAAAAGGGGCAATTAAAAAGTTCAGTTATCATTGATGAACTTCCTACTATTTATTTTAGAGGATTGGATAATCTTATCGCAACTGCGAGAAGTAATAAAGTTGCGGTTTGTCTGGGCTTTCAGGATTATTCGCAATTGATAAGAGATTATGGAGATAAGGAAGCAAAGGTTATACAAAATACCGTTGGTAACATTTTCAGTGGTCAGGTAGTTGGCGAAACAGCAAAAAGCCTTTCAGAACGCTTCGGGAAAGTATTGCAGAAACGTCAAAGTTTATCAATCAACAGGAATGACACCTCAACTTCAATATCGACACAATTAGATAGTCTTATACCAGCTTCTAAAATCTCAACACTCACACAAGGTATGTTTGTAGGTTCTGTTTCCGATAACTTTGATGAGCGTATCGAACAAAAGATATTCCACGCTGAAATTGTAGTAGATAATGCAAAGGTAGCTGCCGAAACCAAAGCCTACAAAAATATACCGGAAATATTATCCTTTGTAAATGAAGCTGGTGAAGATAGAATGAAACAGCAGATTGAGAAAAATTACCGTCAAATAAAGTTAGACATAGTTAATATAGTTGAAAATGAAATTGAACGTATTAAAAATGATCCTGATTTACAGCATTTAATTACAGATTTGTAG
- a CDS encoding Crp/Fnr family transcriptional regulator yields the protein MAKFNENISNPFVAEQLVFYLCKMHNQLIQLITQNATLSDLERDLCIGYFEPVMFPKNRILEEEGKIPAYLYFVVSGFVRLFHYNENGDEVTTHINCPPGFITSYDNFVNQKKSDENLECITECELLRIKKADLDLLVQQSSAFKDFSILVFQRSLSYNEKRSKELATLTAEKRYLKLMEEYPEVLHNVPMQYIASFLGMNPKSLSRIRKQIIK from the coding sequence TTGGCTAAGTTCAATGAAAATATAAGTAATCCTTTTGTTGCAGAACAACTCGTTTTTTATCTTTGCAAGATGCACAATCAGCTTATTCAACTTATCACACAAAATGCAACTCTTTCAGATTTAGAAAGAGATTTATGCATTGGATATTTTGAACCAGTAATGTTTCCTAAAAACCGTATTCTTGAAGAAGAAGGAAAAATACCGGCATACCTATATTTTGTGGTTTCGGGCTTTGTACGTCTGTTCCATTACAATGAAAATGGTGATGAAGTGACAACGCATATTAATTGTCCGCCGGGCTTCATTACTTCCTATGATAACTTTGTTAATCAGAAAAAATCTGATGAAAACCTAGAATGCATTACAGAATGTGAACTTCTTCGGATTAAAAAAGCTGATCTTGATTTGCTTGTACAACAAAGCTCTGCATTTAAAGATTTTAGCATTTTGGTATTTCAGCGATCGTTGTCATACAATGAAAAACGTTCCAAGGAACTTGCAACGCTGACAGCAGAAAAACGTTATTTAAAACTAATGGAAGAATATCCAGAAGTGCTTCATAATGTCCCGATGCAGTACATCGCCTCTTTTCTCGGGATGAACCCAAAAAGTCTGAGCCGTATCCGCAAACAGATTATTAAGTAA
- a CDS encoding NAD-dependent epimerase/dehydratase family protein, giving the protein MTNKELVLVSGANGHLGNNLVRLLIKKGFQVRASVRNINSKECFKGLDCEVVQADITDKASFVRALQGVDTFYAVGAAFKLWAKDPKKEIYDVNIQGTRFTIEAAADAGVKKIVYVSSIAALDYTNLPTKESNGYNPDRRDMYYNSKNDGEKLAFQRAKELGIALVSVMPGAMIGSEAFLPLNVSYGVLRLILNKQIPMDTKITLNWVDVKDVAEGCYLAAQKGRSGERYILANEKCMTITDTTKLAQELYPELKLKVPGSVPKFVLYAIAGLMEFRQS; this is encoded by the coding sequence ATGACAAATAAGGAATTAGTATTGGTATCGGGAGCCAATGGACATTTGGGAAATAATCTTGTAAGGTTACTAATTAAAAAAGGATTTCAGGTTCGGGCATCTGTTCGCAATATTAACAGCAAAGAATGTTTCAAGGGATTGGATTGCGAAGTTGTACAAGCAGATATCACAGACAAAGCTTCATTTGTAAGAGCTTTGCAGGGAGTGGATACGTTTTATGCTGTAGGTGCCGCTTTCAAGTTGTGGGCGAAAGATCCCAAAAAAGAAATCTATGATGTGAATATACAGGGTACCAGATTTACAATTGAAGCCGCAGCTGATGCTGGTGTTAAGAAGATTGTTTATGTGAGTTCTATTGCCGCTTTAGATTATACTAATCTGCCTACGAAAGAAAGTAATGGATACAACCCTGACCGAAGAGATATGTACTACAATTCTAAAAATGATGGTGAAAAGCTTGCTTTTCAACGGGCTAAAGAATTGGGGATTGCACTGGTATCCGTGATGCCCGGAGCTATGATTGGTAGTGAAGCTTTTCTTCCTTTGAATGTTTCGTATGGTGTTTTAAGATTGATACTGAACAAGCAAATTCCGATGGACACAAAAATTACGTTGAATTGGGTGGATGTGAAAGATGTGGCAGAAGGCTGTTATCTGGCAGCACAAAAAGGTCGCTCGGGAGAACGTTATATTCTTGCCAACGAAAAGTGTATGACTATTACAGATACAACAAAGCTGGCCCAAGAACTCTACCCCGAACTAAAACTGAAAGTACCTGGTTCTGTTCCTAAATTCGTACTATATGCAATTGCAGGCCTGATGGAATTTCGGCAAAGTTAA
- the mobB gene encoding conjugal transfer protein MobB, with amino-acid sequence MIAKIGRSGNLYGALAYNQLKVENENGQILFANKMIETANGHYSVAQLAQSFAPYLIANRNTEKHTLHISLNPDPKDKVSDDKFREMAEEYMREMGYGEQPFVVFKHTDIDRSHIHIVSVCVDEEGKKISDKFEKMRSMNVCRELERKHGLIPATDKEHKQNDKVFLPVDYRAGDVKSQIASVVRHLPNYYQYQTLGEYNALLSLFNVTTEKVEGELQGKMKQGLLYIPLNEKGERAGHPFKASLFGKNAGLPTLELHFSKSKEALKANPTQKTLQSAVTIALKSTSDEQAFKKQLGEQGINVVVRRNEAGRIYGITFIDHNSKSVWKGSRLSKELSANTFNDYWNNNIKPDIKEPAIQKPKISTSDDADLPAEQPHHLFDFLTTHKHEDGLIEALGGLLPEAQGEDYEEQDFTNKMKKKRKRKRGH; translated from the coding sequence ATGATAGCGAAAATTGGCAGAAGCGGAAATTTATACGGTGCATTGGCGTACAATCAGCTCAAAGTGGAGAATGAAAACGGACAGATTTTGTTTGCCAATAAAATGATTGAAACCGCTAATGGTCATTATTCCGTTGCTCAATTAGCTCAATCTTTTGCTCCATACCTGATAGCCAACCGCAATACAGAAAAGCATACGTTGCATATTTCGCTCAATCCCGACCCGAAAGACAAGGTAAGTGATGACAAGTTTAGGGAAATGGCGGAAGAATATATGAGGGAAATGGGTTACGGCGAACAGCCTTTTGTGGTATTCAAACATACCGATATTGACCGTAGTCATATCCACATCGTATCGGTTTGCGTGGACGAAGAGGGCAAAAAAATTTCTGACAAGTTCGAAAAAATGCGGTCTATGAATGTATGCCGTGAACTTGAAAGGAAACACGGATTGATACCAGCCACGGACAAGGAACATAAACAAAATGATAAGGTATTCCTTCCAGTGGATTATCGGGCTGGAGATGTGAAAAGCCAAATCGCTTCGGTAGTACGACACCTGCCGAACTATTATCAATACCAAACTTTGGGAGAATACAATGCTTTGCTTTCCCTGTTCAATGTTACCACCGAAAAAGTGGAGGGCGAATTGCAGGGAAAGATGAAGCAGGGATTACTGTATATTCCTTTAAACGAAAAGGGAGAAAGAGCCGGACATCCTTTCAAGGCTTCCTTATTCGGAAAGAACGCAGGGCTACCAACTTTGGAACTGCATTTTTCAAAAAGCAAAGAGGCTTTGAAAGCCAATCCAACCCAAAAAACTTTACAATCCGCAGTTACCATTGCCCTGAAATCAACAAGTGATGAGCAGGCTTTTAAAAAGCAGTTAGGCGAACAGGGCATTAACGTGGTGGTGCGTAGAAATGAAGCTGGGCGTATTTACGGAATAACTTTTATAGATCACAATTCTAAATCAGTCTGGAAGGGTTCACGTTTAAGCAAGGAACTTTCTGCGAATACCTTTAATGATTATTGGAACAATAACATCAAACCGGATATAAAAGAACCTGCCATACAAAAGCCAAAAATATCCACCTCAGATGATGCGGATCTTCCTGCGGAGCAACCACACCATTTGTTCGACTTCTTAACTACACACAAACACGAAGACGGTTTAATTGAAGCATTGGGCGGCTTGCTACCCGAAGCACAGGGCGAGGATTATGAGGAACAGGATTTTACCAACAAAATGAAGAAGAAACGTAAACGGAAAAGAGGTCATTAA